Genomic DNA from Tachyglossus aculeatus isolate mTacAcu1 chromosome 10, mTacAcu1.pri, whole genome shotgun sequence:
gattgattttattttgttagtatgtttggttttgttctctgtccccctcttctagaccgtgagcccactgttgggtagggactgtctctagatgttgccaacttggacttcccaagcgcctagtccagtgctcttcacacagtaagcgctcaataaatacgattgattgattgattgatggtcaacCGCATCAATTTCCCGGCCGCGGCCTAAGCCGCCTGCCAAGCCTGGGGGCCCCGGCGCCCATCAAACTTTTTATTGTGATTGCGCCGGTGTCGGGCACGGCCATCTGCGGGAGTGCACACCGCATTTAATTGATTGGAGTTTAATTTATTGACACGTCAAATAAAACGATGGGAAGGCCTGAAGCGGCGACGCCCGCCCGCCTCACAGGGCCCGGGCCGCCCTTAATGGCGGGAAGCTGAGGCGCCCGCGCTTTTATACCCTGCCCCCTCGCGAGAGCGCATGCGCAGACGCCCCCCCCGggagggggctggcgggggggagCCGCCTCACGACTGCCGCCTCTCGGCCAAGTGAGGAAGTGCGGGGGGGAGGGTTctggccctccctccatccatccattcattcattcattcattcattcattcattcaatcgtatttattaattcattcattcagtcgtatttatttattcattcattcacccaatcgtatttattgagcgcttacagtgtgcagagcactggactaaagcacttgggaaggacaagtcggcaacacatggagacggtccccaccctgcagcgggctcacagtctagaagggacgattcattcattcggttgcatttcattcattcattcactcattcattcaatcgtatttattgagcgctcactgtgtgcagagcactgtactaagcgcttgggaagtacaagttggcaacctctagagacggtccctacccagcagcgggctcaatcaatcaatcaatcgtatttattgagcgcttactatgcgcagagcactgtactaagcgcttgggaagtacaaattggcaacatatagagacagtccctacccaacagtgggctcacagtctaaaaggggggagacagagaacagaaccaaacataccaacagaataaaataaataggatagaaatgtacaagtaaaataaataaataaatagagtaataaatatgtacaaccatatatacatatatacaggtgctgtggggaagggaaggaggtaagatggggggatggagagggggacgagggggagaggaaggaaggggctcagtctgggaaggtctcctggaggaggtgagctctcagtagggcttgaattcattcattcaatcgtattcattcattcattcaatcatatttattcattcattcattcaatcgtattcattcattcaatcgtatttattgagcgcttacagtgtgcagagcactgtactgaagtgcttgggaaggacaagtcggcaacacatagagacggtccctacccaacagcgggctcacagtctagaacggatgattcattcattcagtcgtatttcattcattcattcaatcgtatttattgagtgcttactgtgtgcagagcactggactaagcgcttgggaagtacaagttggcaacatctagagacggtccctacccaacagcggggctcacagtctagaagggggagacagaaagcaaatcaaaacatattaacaaaataaaataaatagaataaatatgtacaatcaatcagtcgtatttattgagcgcttactgtgtgcagagcactgtactaaagcgcttgggaaggacatgtcagcaacacatagagacggtccccaccctacagcgggctcacagtctagaagggatgattcattcattcagttgcatttcattcattcattcattcaatagtatttattgagcacttactgtgtgcagagcactgtactaagtgcttgggaagtacaagttggcaacacatagagacagtccctacccaacagtgggctcacagtctagaagggggagacagagaacaaaacatattattgagcgcttactttgtgcagagcactgtactaagcgcttgggaagtccaagttggcaacatgtagagacagtccctacccaacagtgggctcacagtctagaagggggagacagagaacaaaacaaaacatattaacaacatagaataaatagaatatgtacaagtaaaatagagtaataaatacgtacaaacatatatacaggtgctgtggggaagggaaggaggtaaggcttgggggatgggggtatttatggagtgcttaactgtgtgcagagcactgtaataagctcttgggaagtacaagttggcaacatatagagacggtccctacccaacaacgggctcacattcatcatcataataataacggtggtacttgttaagcgcttactatgtgcgaagcacattctaagcgctcgggggggatacaaggtgattgggttgtccccatgtggggctcacagtcttaataataataataatcatggcatttattaagcgtttactatgtgcaaagcactgttctaaacgctggggaggttacaaggtgatcaggttgtcccacggggggctcacagtcttaatccccattttacagatgagggaaatgaggcacagagaaatgaagtgacttgcccaaagtctcacaattggtggagttgggatttgaacccatgacctccgactccaaagcccgtgctctttccactgagccacgctgcttcatcagtcgtatttattgagcgtttactgtgtgcagagcactggactaatgatgatgatggtatttgttaagcacttactatgtgccaagcactgttctaagcactagggtagagacaaggtaatttggttgccccacgtgcggttcacagccttaatcctcatttatagatgaggtcactgaggcccagagaagttaagtggcttaaccaaagtcacacagctaagtgggggagtcggaattagaacccacaacctctgactcccaagcctgtgctttttccaccaagccatgctcctactaagctcttgaaaagtacaatttggcaacagatagagacagtccctacccaacaatgggctcacagtctagaagggggacggtCCCCGTGCCTCCGGATTGGAATCCCTTGaccgtccatcagtcaatcgtatttattgagttctttattcattcattcaatcgtatttattgagcgcttactgtgtgcagagagcactgtactaagcgcttgggaagtacaagttgattcattcgttcattcaatcggatttaataataattatggcatttgttaagcgcttactatgtgccaagcagtgttctaagcactggggtagatacaaggtaatcaggttgtcccacatggggctcacagtcctaatccccattttactgaggaggtaactgaggcatagaggataatcatcatcatcatcatcatcaatcgtatttattgagcgctatgtgcagagcactggactaagcgcttgggaagtacaaattggcaacatctagagacggtccctacccaccagtgggctcacagtctaaaagggggagacagagaacaaaaccaaacatactaacaaaataaaataaataggatagatatgtacaagtaaaataaatagagtaataaatatgtacaaacatatatacagtattataataataatgatggcatttgttaagtgcttactgtgtgcaaagcactgttctaagccctggggaggatatcaggtgatcaagttgtcccacgtggggctcacagtcttaatccacagatgagggaactgaggcacagagaagctaagtaacttgcccaaagtcacacagctgacaagtggcagagccgggattagagcccatgatctctgactcccaagcctgtgctctttccactgacccatgctgcttctcatcatcatcagtcgtatttattgagcgcttactgtgcgcagagcactggactaagcgcttgggaagtccaagttggcaacgtatagagacagtccctaccccacagcgggctcacagtctaaaaagtgcttctcttaagtgacttgtccaaggtcacacagcaacaaacaagtggcggagccggggttagacccacgtcctctgactcccaaacccgtgctctttccactaagccacagagcgcttactgtgtgcagagcactgtgctaagcgcgcgcttgggagagtacaatacaacaataaacagccacattccctgcttatactCCGCGCagagtactatcatcatcatcatcatcatcaatcgtatttattgagcgcttactatgtgcagagcactgtacaactgtACTACCGAGcgcttatcataataataattagggtacaaaaatacaaattgtcacctCTGGTGTTTCCAGGGACAACacatggatccgaaagctggacagtgaaaaagcgggatagaaagaacatcgattctttcgaAGTGTGgcgatggagaaggctttgggcgAATACCATGGATGGCCCGAAAGACAAACACATGGATTTTAGAGCCAATTAAACCAaagcggtctttggaaggccGAGTGACCCGACTTAGATGAgcatcttagcgcttagtacagtgctctgcacataggaagcgctcaataaatacgattgatgatgatcttttggACACAAAGTCAGGAggacttgtcctccctccctctccatccccccatcttacctccttcccttccccacagcacctgtatatatgtatatatggctgtacatatttattactctatttatttattttacttgtacatttctatcctatttattttattttgttggtatgtttggttttgttctctgtctcccccttttagactgtgagcccacggttgggtagggactgtctctatgtgttgccagtttgtacttcccaagcacttagtacagtgctctgcacatagtaagcgctcaataaatacgattgatgatgatcttttggACACAAAGTCAGGAggacttgtcctccctccctctccatccccccatcttacctccttcccttccccacagcacctgtatatatgtatatatggctgtacatatttattactctatttatttattttacttgtacatttctatcctatttattttattttgttggtatgtttggttttgttctctgtctcccccttttagactgtgagcccacggttgggtagggactgtctctatgtgttgccagtttgtacttcccaagcgcttactacagtgctctgcacatagtaagcgctcaataaatacgattgattgattgattgaggacttggcccatagtaaatgtttaacaaataccctcatcattattattattctgactccaaggcctgtgctgtaaccatTAGGCCCTGTTACAGGCCTGCTCCTCACTCCCTCACCTGTCTTTTGCAAATAATAAAAACAGTGGCGATATTGGCTAAGCACCTCGTGCCTAAGCACTGTAAGACATGACatcttattagactgtgagcccactgttgggtagggaccgtctctatatgttgccaatttgtacttcccaagcgcttagtacagtgctgtgcacatagcgctcaataaatacgatcgatgatgatgatgatggaagtagATTGGACAACTGTCCCagtaccacgtggagctcacagtgtgaGTGAGAAGCCGAGCAGggaacttcatccccattttacagatgaggacacagaggcccagagaagtttgcacggagggcaaatggcagagccacgattagaacccaggtgtccgcCTGTTTAGGCCGTgaatctcattttgggcagggaccgcgtccaacctgattaatcaatcaatcaatcgtatttattgagcgcttactgtgtgcagagcactgtactaagcgcctgggaagcacaagttggcaacataatctgtagaagcagtgtggcctaccggatagggcacgggactgggagtcagaagtcctgggttctaatgcctgctccgccagttgcctgctgtgtggtcttgggcaagtcacttcacttctccgtgcctcagttacctcaactgtaaaacaacggggatggagactgtgagcctcatgtgggacacggaccgtgtccaacccgattcgcttggatccaccgactccgccacttgtctgctgtgtgaccttgggcgagcctagactgtgagcccactgttgggtagggactgtctctatctgttgccagcttggacttcccaagcgcttagtacggtgctctgcacacagtaagcgctcaataaatacaattgattgattgattgaagtcacttcacgcctcagttaccccagctgtaaaacggggttaagactgtgagccccatgtgggacagggactgtatccaaaccgatttgcttagttacagcgcctggcacatagtaagtgcttaacaaataccacagttgttattattataatcgactgactgctctgcacatagtaagcgctcgataaataccattgattgattaactgatgcacacagtaagcactggataaataccaatgattgatcgaccGAGTGAAAGGGAAGAATTCCTCCGGGAAtctccggtgctctgcacatagtaagcgctcgataaataccattgattgattaattgatgcacacagtaaggacttgcgCTTAAACAGCAAAGGTGTGAGAGGCTGGACGACCCCCTCCCCGCTGCAGCCTGAGGGAGAAAGGATCTCTTTGTGTCTCCCCTGCGACAGCTCAGCACAAAGGGGCCACAAAGGAGTCACTGGGCGGCCAACACTTGCCGGAGAGGGGTTGCCCACCCTCTGCCACTGCCTCAGGCCTGTGGGGTGGCATGAGGagcggttggggaggggggagagcctgGCAGCCAGCATCCCCACAGAAGTACGAGAGAATTTGCCCACCCCCTGCTTCAGGCCTGGGGAGcaatgtttggtttcgttctctgtctcccctttttagcctgtgagcccactgttgggtagggactgtctctatatgttgccaatttgtagttcccaagcgcttagcccggtgctctgcacacagtaagcgctcaataaatacgattgattgattgggggggtggCCTGCCGTGGCCAGTGTTCCCACACACACTGGAGAGGGTTCGGCTGTCCCCTGCCACTGCCTCAGGCctttggggagggatggggagcagtTGGGAAGGGGGGATCCTGGGGCCAGCATCCCCACATGCAGAAAAGGGGGttcacccaccccctgcccctgacTCAGGcctggggagatgatgatgatgatgggggggggagggatgggaagaagttggggcagggaagggggtttgGCAGCCAAGTCTAGGCCCCCTCCATTTCGGGGTCTCCACATTCGTGCTTCAGGGGCTCCCTcctggccaccccctccccagctccaggaTCGAGTAGCCGCCCACCCCCATCAGGCCTGAGACCCCCTGGGTCCGGGCCCTTCCACCTTTCCCGTCACCACCCAGCCTGGGTTCAGTCAAATTCCcagtttccccccctcccagctggATCTGGAAGGAGATGGGCTGCAGAATGTcgcagaggggagaggcaggggccgTCGATGGtaatcagtcaatgttatttattgagcgcttaagcagcttggtttagtggaaagagcccaggcttgggagttagaggtcacgggatgtaattccggctccaccacttatcagctatgtgactttgggtgagtcacttaacttctctgtgcctcagtgacctcatctttaaaatggggattaagactgtgagccccacgtgggacaacctgattaccttgtatctccctcaggcgcttagaacagtgcttggcatgtagtaagcacttaacaatctattattattagactgtgagaccactgttgggtagggactatctctatatgttgccaacttgtacttcccaagtgcttagtacagtgctgtgcacacagtaagcgctcaataaatacgattgattgattgattgattattattattactactactactatgtgtagagcactgagctGAGCGATTAGGCGAGTACGAtccgacagaattagcggacccattccctgcccctaacaggcttacagtctagagggggagacagacgttaatcggAATGGGGACATGATTTATAATCTGTAATGTAacaatatgtgcataaatgctgtgggggtgaatatcGAGCCTCCCAAGGTCCCAGATTGAGGTGCTTCTAATGAGGAGGGTCTGTGTCTCTCCAGGAACCCTCCCTGTATACGGTCAAGGCCATCCTGATTCTGGATAACGATGGGGAACGCCTCTTCGCCAAGGTGAGATACCCCCTCAAACCCCCCTTCCCCAGGGGTCCCCACCTCtcacccaccccccctcccctggGGGACTCCTGCCCGCCCCTTCCctcgccctctccctctctgcaaaatTCCTCCAGCTTCAAGGGACCAGGCACAGCATAAATCAATCAGCAGGTACAGATTAGTGTGGAATGCACCAGATGCCCCCTCTACGTCCCCCACCAATCCCCCATAATTGGTTGTAACCAGGCCCTTCGGAAACAGCCATCCCGTGCCCACGCCCCCTCAGCTGGGGGAGCCGCCAGAACCCAGCGAGGGAAAGCGGTGGAAAGGGACCCATTCCCGCACCACCCCAGCTTCCCCCGACATCCGCtgacttccccttctcccccccccccaacctcagtACTACGACGACACGTACCCCAGCGTCAAGGAGCAGAAAGCCTTCGAGAAAAACATTTTCAACAAGACCCACCGGACAGACAGTACGTCccgcctcccctttctctcccctctccacccttcgGGGTCCCtgcgaggggcggggaggggggcaactgggaccccccccccaaactcTTCAGAAGCGTAATGAGGAGGGGAGAGCGTGAGAGGGGGAATAAGGCGGCGGTGGGGGCGGGCCGCGGGCAGGCTGTCTGGACCCGGGATTTATGGGCCTCGCCTGACGGGTTTAACTGCGGCTCCATTTAGCGTGCCGCATCCATTAAGGCAGGTGAATGACAGCACCCGGAAAGGTGAccgcgcgggcgggcgggcgagtgGCCGCCACTCCTCACCCCCCGAGGAGGCCCTGCCCAGCCCCGCgaagggagtggggggggtgaggaaagggagaggggggccgGCGGGCCCCCTCCCTGGGCTCaccggcccccacccccaggcgAGATTGCGCTGCTGGAAGGCCTGACGGTGGTATACAAGAGCAGCATCGACCTGTACTTTTACGTCATTGGCAGCTCCTTCGAGAATGAGGTGAGGCCCCTTCCTCGAAAAcacctgcccctccaccccctcacgcACTCGGGCTCCCACGAGACCCCAGGACACTCGGAggaggagcatcatcatcatcagtcgtgtttattgagcgcttactatgtgcagagcactggactaagcgcttgggaagtacaaattggcaacatatagagacagtccctacccaacagtgggctcacagtctaaaagggggagacagagaacaaaaccaaacatcccgaCCGCCACATTCGGGGGTTGGCTTCCGCCCCCAGTTTCTCCCCGGCCCAGCCCCTCACCCCAACCCATACTCAGGGTCCCATGAGACCCCAGGACACTCAGTCATGTGATGGCTGCTTGCCGGACCCCACCTCCAGAACAGGGGGTCGGCTTCCACCCCCAGCATTCCCCCCACCCGGTCCATCGGAGAGAGCTGGCTAGGGGTTGCCCACCAGTGTGTCCCCCCAACCCGAGGCCCTGGGCTGGTCAGATGGAGAAACagtctggcctggtggaaaagcaCACGccagggaggtcatgggttctaatcccagctctgccgcgtgaccttgggcaagtcacttcacttcctctgtgcctcagttacttcatctgtcaaatggggacctgaggccgtgagccccacatgggacaagaactgtgtccaactcgatttgcttgtatccaccccagcgcttagtacagtgcctagcacatactaagcgtttaacaaatagcatcgttAATTATTGTTATGAACCACTCCTGTCTCCCCACACATCCTCTGCTGGGCTAGGTGCACACCAGCTCAGCCTGGGACAAGCAGGTCTCAGCCCAGCCCCAGGGGCACCTCAGGTTTAGggcttcgttcagtcgtatttattgagcgcttactgtgtgcagagcactgtactaagcgcttgggaagtacaaatcggcaacagagacgggccctacccaacaatgggctcacagtgtggaagggggagacagacagcaaaacaaaacacgtagacaggtgtcaaaatcttgaCCCACCCGGGCAGGCCGGGTACCAGGCCTGGCctgaccccacccccagccacagCCAGCCTCCCCCCCGACTCcgtcccttgatttgtcacaggCCTGCCCTGCTCCTCGGGGATGTggccgggagggatggagggagggagagcagcgaGGCGGCTGGGGTGGCCTGGATCCCGCGGGGGTGGACGGGCGGGCATGGGGTGACCGCGGCCCCTCCTGCTCATAccgccccatcccatccccagctGATGCTCATGGCCGTCCTAAACTGCCTCTTCGACTCGCTGAGCCAGATGCTGAGGTGAGCAGGGCCGagcgggggccggggctggggtttTCTACCTTCCAGAGGTGACGGACCGTCACCCCAAATGCCTTCGCCTCCCGCAAGCCTCGGGCTCCTGGGGGCCTCTTTCAGCATCTCTAAGCAGGAGATGACTGAGGGGTCGGCAGGCAGGAGTCGCGGCAGCATCTGGGGAGGATCTGGGATGGGGGGGATTCAAAGGGGACGCTTGAGGGCCAGGCACTTCCGACTAACCCggccccccccggctcccccaggAAGAACGTGGAGAAGCGGGCGCTGCTGGAGAACATGGAAGGGCTCTTCCTGGCTGTGGATGAAATCGTGGATGGGGGGTGAGTCCCAGGCCAGCCGCcatctcactctgctgccccaacttCCATCTTCCAGGGAGGTGTCGAcgtgttggggagggggcgggccgccctagcccccggccctccccccaactccacaCCGCAACGTTTCCACTTGGTCTCTGCAGAGTCGTCCTGGAGAGTGATCCGCAGCAGGTGGTGCACAGAGTGGCTCTACGGGTAAGGGGTGCCTTGTCCGCCCCGCTGAGGGGCAAGGGTCCTGCCTCCCCGCCCACCACACGTCAACCTCTTGGCACCCTTTGCTCAGCTCTAACCTCAGTCCCCTTTGCTGCGCCATACTGGCTGAAGCAGCTGAGATGAGGAcctttgagaacagtgcttggcccatagtaagcgcttaacaaataccatcattattatttgagctgGGTACCCCCCGCCAGAGGAGGCAATGTGGGAAGTTAAGGGGGCCAGGGGAGGTGCAGACCTTCTGTGGGGGAGGAGttctacccccccccccgcccccggcgtcTGGCGTATTTTAGCATGTCCCACCTCTGACCTTTGCCAGGCGGGCACAGGGCCAAGCTGTTTAGCAGGCAAACACCTTCTCCCGTGGACTACAGCCTTCCCCACCACGGGGCTGTTAGCCTGGTTTAATCTTCTTGAACATATGTCTCCCGGTGCACAGAacacccccctctctccctccgcctccttcccctccccagctgcAGTCGCAGCACTTTATATCCCGGAATTAACATGCCGCTGTTGCTGCCACCGCCCAGCCAATCCTGCAgaaacctccctcttccccccgagGGCCACCCCCgtacccctctccccccaactcggggagctgggatttggagtctGCTCCGACCTCAGGGCTGGCGGGCGGATGGACGGGCAAACCGGGCTGGGGGCTTTAGGGTAattcagaagggagggtggatttAGGGGGCCACTGGCCAGCCCATAACCTCCCTGGGTCAGAAACTGGCCAGGCCCTTTAGCCGAGgggggagggatggcattccttGCCCTCtgtctccggccccgcccccacgGACCGTCCCTCTGTTGCAGGGTGAAGACGTCCCCCTGACAGAGCAGACTGTGTCTCAGGTCAGTACCCCAACGGGCAGCTCTGTCCAGGCCCCTCTGCGCCCTAGACCCAGTTGTTCCCGGCTCTACCCTGTCCAAGGTGGTCAGTTTTGCTGCACAACTCCGGGGTTGCCACGGGGACCCCCAGGTgaagcccaccctgagccctcccccaccctctctgacCCCTGACCTGTCTCCCCAGGTGCTGCAGTCAGCGAAGGAGCAGATCAAGTGGTCCCTGCTGCGGTGAAGTTCCAGCCAGATGCCCGCACCTCCCTCCCTCGTCCGCCGGCCTGGGGGACCCCAGCCGAGCCCGGGGATCGGGAGGGGGGGCCCCTCATCCGCTCCCCCCACCCGGTCAGTTGCCCTTAGGTTCACTGTGTGCCGCCCTCGCCCCCCATTCTCCGCGCCTCCcccagaggagagaggagggcccTTGCCTGGCCCCAGCCGGGGGAAGGAGCTACATCCTGCACTCTGCAGCCCTGCCTTAACCCTCGCCTCCCCTGGGGGCTCAGGCTGAGGGAGCCAGTGGGGTCTGGGTTGGCAGGGTTGGGGAATTGTGAGGCGGCAGgctcccctccaccctgcctccaatgccgggctgggggagggggcggcggtgcAGTCCAGCAAGAGGAGAATAAAACTCCCTTTCCACTCTAACTGCCTTTGTGTGGTGAGgtggcccctcccctccttttcccagctgccccccctccccaacctggtATCAtttctctctcacctcctccccaccccccaccttaatGTACCGCTCTCAGCGAACGGGGATGGGGGCTGCCTCCTCCCTCGCCCGGGCCATTAGTATCCAGGAGACGCACACCTGCGCGTGCGGGTATGAAgcccccagactgggcccccagCTCTGCTCCAGAAGACCGCAAGCGTGGCTTAAAGAAGCCCCCCGCGCCCTCACCCCACCGTTATCGGGTACAATCGAGCGAGCCAGAGCGGCTGCTGGGTTTGGGCCCGCATATGTTCGGAGCTAACGAGATTTATCTATTTAGCTGCCCAGCGCACATCCCCGCTATGacagtcccccctccccaccgccaaaCACGCCCCATTGgactctcctcccccgccccacaaccCCACAAGCCAGGTAGTCgccgcctccccctctccacaacCCCACACACCGGGTAGCCACCTCCTCCCCCCAGACTAGCCacttcttccccattcccacaTGCCAGCtagccacctcctccccctccccttaaaCCCCTCTGCACACCAGCTAATCGCTTCCCCCACCACCACGGGCtagccac
This window encodes:
- the COPZ1 gene encoding coatomer subunit zeta-1; translation: MESLMLEPSLYTVKAILILDNDGERLFAKYYDDTYPSVKEQKAFEKNIFNKTHRTDSEIALLEGLTVVYKSSIDLYFYVIGSSFENELMLMAVLNCLFDSLSQMLRKNVEKRALLENMEGLFLAVDEIVDGGVVLESDPQQVVHRVALRGEDVPLTEQTVSQVLQSAKEQIKWSLLR